In the genome of Nonomuraea sp. NBC_00507, the window GACGATCACCGGAGGAAACCACGTGATCCTCGTGTCCATGCCCATGAGCGCCCGCAGGTCGCGTTGCCAGTCCACGCTGTACCAGAGCGCGACCGCCGCCAGTGCCCCGCCCACGCCGATCAGGAGCTGCCAGGCGACCCAGCGGCCCCGCTCCGGCAGCCGGTAGGAGATCACCGCCCGGCCCAGCGCGCCGAGCGTGGCTCCCACGGCATATCCCAGAATGCCGGTGACCGCGCACATCACCCCCTGGTACAACCACGTGCGGGGCAGCATCGACGGCGTCAGCGACGCGCAGGCGAACAGGACGGCCAGCAGCGTCCCCCCGAAGCCGGGCCGCCGCCGCACCACCCTCGCCGTTCCCACGACCACCTACAGTAATGGATCAATCTGGCCAGGTAGGGGGCATAGGGTGGCGGTGTGGAACAGGTATCTCTCGAGTTGACGGTGGGTCCGGTCGCGCATGGTGGCTGGTGTGTGGCACGCCACGAAGGACGCGTGGTGTTCGTCCGGCACGCGCTGCCCGGCGAACGGGTCATCGCCGACGTCACCGAGGAGACCACCCGGTTCCTGCGTGCCGACGCCGTGGAGATCCTCGAGCCGTCGCCAGACCGCGTGGTCCCGCCCTGCCCCTACGCGGGCCCGGGCCGCTGCGGCGGCTGCGACTGGCAGCACGCCACGCCGCAGGCACAGCGGCGACTCAAGGCCCAGGTCGTGGCCGAGCAGCTGCACCGGCTGGCGGGGATCGAGCGTGAGGTCGTGGTCGAAGAGGTGCCGGGGGCCAAGGACGGGCTCGGCTGGCGTACGCGCGTGCAGTTCGCCGCCCTGCCGACCGGCGAGCTGGGCTTCCGGCGGCACCGTTCGCACGAGATCGAGGTAGTGGACGCCTGCCTGATCGCCCACCCCGAGGTGGAGGCGGTCGGGGCGGAGGCGCATGACTGGCCCGGCGCCTCCGGGGTCGAGGTCATCGCCTCCTCCAGCGGCGACCGGGCCGTCGTGGTCTCACCCCGGCCGCGCCGCAGCGTCACCGTCCCCGAGCTCGACGCGCCCGCCTCGATCCTGCTCGACCAGGGCAAGGGCCACACGGTGCCGCGGCGCGGGTCGGGAGTGCTGCACGAGCAGGTGGCCGATCGCGAGTTCCGGGTGGCGGGCAGCGGTTTCTGGCAGGTCCACCCGGGGGCCGCGGAGACGCTGCTGGACGCTGTGCTGGCGTACGCGGCGCCGGAGCCGGGGGAGTGGGCGCTCGACCTCTACTGCGGCGTCGGCCTGTTCGCGGCCGGGCTCGCCGAGGCCGTCGGGCCCGAGGGAGCGGTGTTCGGCCTGGAGTCCGAGGCCTCGGCCGTCCGCGACGCCCGCGCCAACCTGCGCGACCTGCCGCAGGCGCGGGTGGAGCGGGGGCGGGTGGAGGAGGCGCTCGACCGGTTCCAGATCGAGCGCGCCGACCTCGTGGTGGTGGACCCGCCGCGGTCCGGGCTCGGGCGCGAGGTGGTCGAGCGGATCACGGGGCTGGAGGCGTTGCGGATCGTGTACGTGTCGTGCGATCCCGCCACGTTCGCCCGGGATCTGAAATGGCTGGCCGAACGCGGATATATGCTCGAGGACCTGCGTGCTTTCGACGCCTTCCCCATGACTCATCACGTGGAATGTGTGGGGCTGCTCGTCAGGAAATAACCCTGCGAACAGCGCCATTTCCATGCCAACCGTGAGCTGTCATCCGTCGTCCTTACATGCGTCACATTGCCCACATGTAGAGGACCTCGACGGTGAGAATCGTCTTATCGGCCGCGCTCGTCGCGGCGGCGACGCTCGGCACGGCACTCCAACAGCTCGCTGAACGCCGAGTACATCACCGTCCTCAACACGACGACGCGCACGGTCGATCTCGAAGGCTGGACGATCCGCGACAAGACCGGCTACACCTACGAGTTCGGCCCGGACGTCGTGCTCGGCGCCAAGAAGCGGATCACCCTGCGTTCCGGGCAGGGTGAGGAACCTACAGCGCCTCGCGGTACCGGGGGTCCTCGGCCTACGTGACCTGCTGACTCGTGCTCGCGGCCGCCGACGGGGTGGCCGGGGGCACGACGCCGATGTGAATCCTGGGCTCAGAGCCAGCCCATGCGCTGGGCGGTGCGGATCGCCTCCAGGCGGTTTTGAGCGTGGAGCTTGGTCATGGCGCTCGACAGGTAGTTGCGCACGGTGCCCTCGGTCAGATGCAGCTCGCCGGCGATCCGCGAGATCGTCGCCCCGTCGCCGGCCAGCCGCAGCGCGTCGCGTTCGCGCTCGGTCAGCGGGCTGTCCCCCGCCGCCATCGCCGCCGCGGCCAGCTCCGCGTCCAGGTAGCGGCCGCCGCTCTGGACCTTACGGATCGCCATAGCCAGCTCCTCGGCCGAGGCGTCCTTGCCGAGGAACCCGCTCACGCCCGCCGCCATGGCCCTGCGCAGGTAGCCCGGCCGGCCCAGGCTGGTCAGGATGACGATCTTGCACTGGGCACTGATGCGCTCGGCCGCGCTCAGGCCGTCCATGCCCGGCATCTCGATGTCGAGCACCGCCACGTCGGGCCGATGCTCTCTCACCGCGGCGAGGACCTCGTCGCCCCGGCCGACCTGGGCCACGACCTGGATGCCGTCCTCGAGGTCCAGCAGGGCCGCGATGGCGCCGCGGATGAGGTGCTCGTCGTCGGCGAGCAGCACGCGGATGGTCATGAAAGCTCCCGGAGAATCATGCGGGCACCCCTGCCCGCAGCAGGTAGCGGCCCTCGGGCGCCGGCTCCGCCTTCAGGGTGCCGCCAGCCGCGCGCACGCGATCGGCCAGGCCCGCCAGCCCGTTGGGCGCATGCTCGCCCACCGGGCCGTTCACCCCGTCGTTGGTCATTTCCAGCACGCCGTCCTCGATGGTGATCGTGCAGCGTTCGGCCCGGCTGTGCTTGAGCACGTTCGTCGCGCCCTCGCGGACGACCGTGGCCAGCAGTGTGCGGGCCTCGGGCGTCAGTGAGTCCGTCTCGGCGCGTACGGTGCACCGCACGTCCGCCGCCTCCAGCACCGCCCGCACGCTGGCGAGCACCTCGTCCAGGTCGACGGCCCGGTAGTTCTGCACGACGGTGCGCACTTCGCGTAACGACTGCCTGGCCAGGTCGCGTACCTCGAACATCTCCGCCGCCGCCGCGCCAGGATCGCTACGCAGCGTCTGCTCGGCGTGGGCGGCCCGGGCCGCGACGTCGGTGAGGCTCTGCCCGAGCAGGTCGTTGAGATCGCGGGCGAAGCGCAGCCGCTCTTCGGAGACCGCCAGCCTGGACAGTGCCTCCTGCCCCTCGTGCGCTTCCTTGGCCAGCTGCCAGAGCCGCAGGTTGGCCCACACCGCGCCGACGCAGATCACGGTGAACACCGTCTGCATCAGCAGCAGGGGGAGGACGGGGCCTTCGACCAGGGCGATGTAGACGTTGATGACCACGATCGAGGCGACGGAAAGGGCGATGACGGTGCGCTTGCGCACGAACGCCGCCATCAACGCGAGCCAGGCCGGGATGATCCAGATCAGCGGGAAGACCGAAAGGAGCACGACGATGGCCCCGGTGACCGCCAGGATCGCGGTCGGCCGCTTTCCGCCCCGGACGGCGATCGTGAACGGGCGCGTGCTCAGCACGTTGAAGACCAGCAGCAGGAGGACCGCGCCCACGCCCAGCGGCCACGGCAGGATCCCCGCCTGCCAGCGGATGAACAACTCCGCGTAGCCGAACAGCGGCAACAGGAGGATGACGTTGGTGGAGCCGATGCACAACCAGCGGACCTTGTCCAGCTTGGAGGCCCTCCGGACCTTGGCGACCATCCCGCGCATCAGGCCGGCACCGCCGCGCGCAGCAGGAACTCGCCCGCCGGGGTGGGCGCGGCGGAGAAGGACCCACCGGCCGTGGCCAGCCGCTCCGACAGGCCGCGCAGGCCGTTGCCGGGCGGCGCGGGCTCCCCGTGCACGCCGTCGTTGAGCATCTCGAGCACGCCTTCGTGGATGGTGATCGCGCAGCGGGTGGCCCTGCTGTGCTTGAGCACGTTGGTGCCGCCCTCGCGGACCGCCCACGCCAGCAGCGCCCTGGCGGCCGGCGACAGGCCGTCCGCCCTGGCCACGATGTCACAGCGGGCGCCGGCCGCCTCCAGCGCCGCGCGTACGCCGTCGAGCTCCTCGTCCAGGTCGAGCGCCTGGTAACCGTGCACCGCCTGCTGCACCTCGGCCAGCGACTCCGCGGCCAGCGCACGGACCTCGGCCATCTCGGCCGCCGCCCGCCCGGTGTCCTTGCTCGCCAGCTTGGCGGCCAGCTCGCTCTTCAGCGTGATGACAGAGAGGCTGTGCCCGAGCAGGTCATGCAGGTCGCGCGCGAAGCGCAGCCGCTCCTCGGCCACCGCCAGCCGCGCCTTGGCCTCCCTGCTGTTGTAGGCGTCTCTGATCACCCACCAGAGCCAGCGCCATAGCAGCATGGCCACGACCATCGAGACGGAGGAGACCGCGCTGCCGAGCAGCACGCCCTGCCATGCCTGCTCGGTCATCAGGACCGTGTATCCGGTGACGGCGGTCACGACGGCCACTGTGAGACCGGCCGTCGCCCACGGCCGGAGGTAGAGCGCGGCCGCCGCCAGCCACAGCCCTTCGGTCTGCATCCACACGCTCGCGGCGTCCGCGTCCAGCGGCAGGAGCGCCAGAGCGGCCACCGCGAACACCGCCGCGAGCAGCAGCTTCACCGTGGGACGCGGCCGGGTGTCGAAGGCGTCCCTGAGGAGGAAAGGGAAGAGCCCGTAGAAGCCGATGGCGCACACGATGGAGACGGCCGCGGCTAAGGGAGAGAGCGTGCCCTCCGCCGCCGCCGCGAGGGTGAACACGATGGAGAGGATGGCGACGAACACCACCAGCCCGTCCATCCAGTAGATCAGGATCTTCCGCGCCGTGTCCGGCCGGGCCGCCATCGCCCCTCCCCACTGACAGAAGCTTCCTGGTCCCCAAATCCTATAGTCAGGGGCCCCGCAGAATCCGCGTCACGTCCCGCGACGGTGGGACGCCACGCAGCGACAGCCAGGCCAACCCGTGGCGGGCGGCGTAGCCGGCAAGTGTGCGGGCGTCGAGCTCACTCAGGTCGCCCTCGCCCGCCAGCACCGGGGTCAGGGCGATGCGCCGCCATGCCTGGCCGGGATCCGGCAGGTCCTGTGCCCGGACGATCTGGTCCTTGGCCAGCTGGATGGCCGCCGCGAGCCGGCGCAGGCGGCCGTGGGGAGCCGAGCGCGGCTGCATGGCGGCCAGCAGGTTCACGGTGCCGACCTCGGCGCCCGCCTCCTGGGTGGTGCGCAGCATCGCCACGTCGGCGGCGTCCAGCCCATACGGCCTCAGCGGGAGCGTGAAGCTGACCCGCAGCGGCCGCTCACGCTGCATGGCCCGGATTGCGCGGGCCCTGCGCAGCGCCACGCCGCCGTTCTCACTGTCGCGGATCTCGAAGTCGACGGCCGCGGCGTCGAACGCGCCGACCACCCTGCGGTAGGCGGCGGCGAGCCCGCCCGGCCTGGTGCAGGTCACGGCCAGCTCCTCGACGCCGGGCCCGCCGAAGGTGGGAACGGCGTCACCACCCAGCGCCCTGAGCCGGCCGATCTTGTTCGCCACCGGGTTCTTACCGGGATCGAGCGGATCGCTCCGGCTGGTGTACTGATCGGGTGATTCGAGCGGATCGCCCTGGTCCGTGCCTGGCTCAGACGTTTCGGGTGGAACACTCCGGTCGACATCGGGCTGGGGTGTTTCGAGCGGCCCCGCCCACTTCGGGGAGCAGCCGTCGTCGCCGCCGGCGATGAGGTGGCCCAGCATGTAGTGGCGCACGCCGGTGCGGCGGGACTGGGCCGGCAGGTCGAAGCCGGGGTCGCGGGCCGTGTCGACGAAGCCCACGAACGGGGCGGGCCGCTCCGTGGCCGCCGCGGGGGAGGCGCTGGGGGACGGCTCCACCACCGTCGGCGGTGTCCGCGGCGGCGGGGCGGCGGCGCCCGCGGGCAGCAGCTGGATCGCGACGGCCGTGGCGGCGGCGAGCCCGAGGCCGCCGAGGATCGCGAGCGGGCGGGGGAGCGTGCCGGGTTCCCGTTTGTGCCGTGGCATCGAACACCCCGTGTAATCGGTCGGCTACGTACGGCGCTTGACGGGCACGTTAGCAAGCATTCCCGGCGCGGCGCGGGCCTTTTCTGGTTCGCGTCCGATGTGTGCCGATAATGTGGGCATGAAGCTACGGATCTTCACCGAGCCCCAGCAGGGCGCGACATATGACGACCTGCTTAGCGTCGCCCAGGCCGCCGAACGGTTGGGCTTTGACGCTTTCTTCCGCTCTGACCACTACCAGCGCATCGGCCCCGGCGACCCGGGCCCCGGCTCCACCGACGCGTGGATCACGCTGGCCGGCCTGGCCAGGGAGACCTCCCGGATCCGGCTGGGCACGCTCGTGACGCCGGCCACGTTCCGGCTTCCCGGGCCCCTGGCGATCAGCGTCGCGCAGGTCGACCAGATGAGCGGCGGCCGGGTCGAGCTGGGCTTCGGCGCCGGCTGGTTCGATACCGAGCACGCGGCGTACGGCATTCCGTTCCCGCCGCAGAACGAACGGTTCGGGCGGTTCGAGGAGCAGCTCGAGATCATCACCGGCCTGTGGACCGCGGAGAAGACCTTCTCGTTCGAGGGCAGGTACTACCGGGTCGCCGACTCGCCCGCGCTGCCGAAGCCGGTGCAGCAGCCCCGGCCGCCGATCATCATCGGGGGGTTCGGCGCCAAGCGCACGCCTCGGCTGGCGGCGACGTACGCGGATGAGTACAACGTGCCGTTCCGCACGCTGACCGACACGGCCGAGGCGTTCGGCCGGGTGCGCGAGGCCTGCGAGAGCACCGGGCGCAGCCTGGTCTGCTCGCTCGCGCAGACCGCCATCGTGGGCCGCGACCGGGCCGAGGTCGAGCGGCGCGCGGCCGCGGTCGGCGAGAACCCCGGCACGCTGCGGGAGAACGGCCTGGCCGGCACGCCCGCCGAGGTGCTCGAGAAGATCGGGAAGTTCGCCGAGCTGGGCGCCGAGCGGGTCTACCTGCAGATCCTGGATCTGGGCGACCTCGAGCACCTGGAGCTGATCGCGGCCGAGGTGCTCCCGCACGTGTAAGTAATCGTTGGCGGAGGTTCGCGGGGTTGCGGCAAACTGGGGGCGTGCTGCTGACGATCACGACTACCGCGAGCCCTGCCACCGACCTGGGTTTTCTCCTGCACAAGCATCCCGGGCGCGTGCAGGAGTTCAGCCAGTCGTTCGGCACGGCCAGGGTGTTCTACCCGGAGGCGGGCGAGGAGCGGTGCACGGCGGCGCTCCTGCTGGAGGTCGACCCGATCGCGCTGGTCAGGTCGCGCGGCAAGGGTTCGCCCGACTTCAGCCTGTCGCAATACGTCAACGACCGCCCCTACGCCGCGTCCTCGCTGCTGGCCGTGGCGCTGGGAGACGTGTTCCGCACCGCGCGGGCGGGCCGGTGCAAGGCCCGGCCCGAGCTTCCCGGCCAGGCACTGCCGCTGGAGCTGAGGTTGCCCGCGCTGCCCTGCCGGGGTGGGCCCGACCTGGCGCGGCGGTTGTTCGAGCCGCTCGGCTGGGAGGTCGAGGCGCAGCCGCTCCCGCTCGACGAGGGTTTCCCGGAGTGGGGCGAGTCGCGCTATGTCCGGCTCACCCTGCGCGGCGCGGCCCGCCTGTCCGACGCGCTCAACCACCTCTATGTGCTGCTGCCCGTGCTCGACGACGGCAAGCACTACTGGATCGCGCCCGACGAGGTGGACAAGCTGATCAGGGCCGGTGAGGGCTGGCTGCGCGGGCACCCGGAACGCGGGCTGATCACCCGGCGCTACCTGGGCCGGCGCTGGGCCCTGGCCCGCACCGCGCTGACCCGGCTGGCCGAGCTCGGCGACGAGACGGAGGAGCAACTGGAGCCCGCGGTCGCGGAGGACGCGCCGCCGGAGGAGACCGCCGCCGACGAGATGGCCGCCGCCGAGGCCGAGGCCCACGCCACAACCACGGCACCCGCCGCATCCTACGCGGACGCGCCCACCGCGCCCTACGCGCCCGCCGCGACCGGCGTGCTCGCGCAGGACGCGCTCATCGGTGGCGCGCGTGTGGAGGGCGTGAGCGCGCCAGATGCCGCGGCCGAGGTGGCGGGGACCGAGGGGAGCGAGTCCAAGGGCAAGTCGCTCAGCGTCCGGCGACGGGAAGCCGTGCTGGCCAAGCTCGAAGAGCTCGGCGCGGTCAGTGTGATCGACCTGGGCTGCGGCCAGGGCGAGCTGGTCGGTGCGTTGCTGGCCAGCTCCAGGTTCGCCAGGGTCGCCGGCATGGACGTCTCGTCGATGGCGCTCACCATCGCCGCACGCAAGCTCCGCCTGGACCGCATGCCCGACGCCAGGCGCGCCCGCCTCACCCTGTTCCAGGGCGCGCTCACCTACACCGACAAGCGGCTCAAGGGCTACGACGCCGCCGTGCTCATGGAGGTGATCGAGCACGTCGACCCACCCCGCCTGACCGCGCTCGAACGGGTCGTGTTCGGCCACGCCAAGCCCGCCCACGTGCTCGTCACCACGCCCAACATCGAGCACAACGTCCGCTATGAGTTCCTGACCGGCCTGCGCCACCCCGACCACCGCTTCGAGTGGACCCGCGCCGAGTTCGCCGCCTGGGCGACCCGGGTGGCCGCCGAGCACGACTACCAGGTCGCGTTCGAGCCGGTCGGCGACGACGACCCCGAGGTCGGCCCGCCGACCCAGATGGGAGTGTTCACCCGTGATCAGCGTTCCTGAGCTGTCCCTCGTGGTGCTGGTCGGCGTCTCCGGCAGTGGCAAGTCCACGTTCGCACGCAAGCACTTCAAGCCGACGCAGGTCATCTCCTCCGACTTCTGCCGCGGCCTGGTCTCCGACGACGAGAACGACCAGGCGGCCACCCCCGCCGCGTTCGACCTGCTGCACCACATCGTCGGCGTGCGCCTGTCCAGGGGCCTGTTCACCGTGGTCGACGCCACCAACGTCCAGTACACCGCCCGCAAGAGCCTCATCGACCTGGCGAGGAAACACGACGTGCTGGCCGACGCGATCGTCCTCGACGTGCCGGAGGAGGTGGCCATCGAGCGCAACGCCGTCCGGCCCGACCGCGACTTCGGCCCCGGCGTGGTGATCCGCCAGCGCAAGGACCTGCGCCGCTCGCTCGGCAAGATCTCCGGCGACGGCTTCAGGAAGGTCCACGTGCTGCGCGGCCTCGACGAGATCGACGACGCGATGATCACGTACGAGAAGGCGTGGTCGGACCTGACCGAGCTGACCGGCCCGTTCGACGTCATCGGCGACGTGCACGGTTGCCGCGCGGAGCTGGAGACCCTGCTGCGCGAGCTCGGCTGGGAGGGTGTCAGGCACCCGGATGGCCGGACCGCGGTGTTCGTCGGCGACCTGGTGGACCGCGGCCCCGACGCGCCAGGAGTGCTGCGCCTGGTGATGGACATGGTCGAGGCGGGCACCGCGATCTGCGTGGCGGGCAACCACGAGCAGAAGCTGGTGCGCGCGCTGAACGGCCGCAACGTCAAGGTCACCCATGGCCTGCAGGAGTCGCTCGACCAGCTCGGCGCCCAGCCGCCCGAGTTCGTCGAGCGGGCCAAGCGGTTCATGGACGGCCTGCTCAGCCACTACCGCCTGGACGGCGGCCGGCTCGTGGTGGCGCACGCCGGGCTCAAGGAGGCCTACCACGGGCGGGCCTCCAAGCGGGTGCGCTCGTTCGCCCTGTACGGCGACACCACCGGCGAGACCGACGAATACGGCCTGCCGGTCCGCCTGCCGTGGGCCGAGGAATACCGTGGCCGCGCCATGGTCGTCTACGGCCACACGCCCACGCTCCGGCCCGAGTGGATCAACAACACGATCTGCCTCGACACCGGCTGCGTCTTCGGCGGCCACCTGACCGCGCTGCGTTACCCCGAGCGCCAGATCGTCCAGATCCCGGCGGAGAAGGTCTGGTACGAGCCGACGAAGCCGCTCGGCGCGGGCGTCCGCGACCCGGGCATGCTGGACGTCAACGACGTGATCGGCACCCGCCACGTCGAGACCAGGTTCGGCGCCCGGGTGAAGGTCCTGGAGGAAAACGCGGCCGCGGCCCTGGAGGTCATGAGCCGCTTCGCGGTGGACCCGCGCTGGCTGGTCTACCTGCCGCCCACCATGGCCCCGCCGGAGACCTCCCGGCTCGACGGCTACCTGGAGCACCCGCACGAGGCGTTCGAGGAGTTCGCCGCCGCCGGGGTGCGCGAGGTCGTGTGCGAGGAGAAGCACATGGGCTCGCGGGCCGTCGCCGTGCTGGCCAGGACCCCGGAGGCGGCCGCGGCCCGGTTCGGGGTGAGCGACGGTAGCGCCGGCGCCGTCTACACGCGCACCGGGCGGCCGTTCTTCGCCGACACGGGGCCGCTCGTCGAACGGCTGCGGGCGGCCTGCGAGCCGCTGTGGGCCGAACTCGGCTCCGACTGGGTGGTGCTCGACTGCGAGCTGCTGCCCTGGTCCGCCAAGGCCGGCGACCTCATCAGGAGCCAGTACGCCTCCGTCGGCGCGGCCGCCCGCGCCGCGCTGCCCGAGGCGGTGCGGGCCCTGGAGGCGGCGGCCGAGCGCGGGCTGGATGTGGGCGATCTGCTGGACCGCACCCGCCGCCGCTCGCACAACGCTGCCCTGTTCCGCGAGGCCTATGCCCGTTACTGCTGGCCGGTCGACGGGCTGGAGGGTGTCAAGCTGGCGCCGTTCCAGATCCTCGCCTGCGAGGGCCGGGCCACGGCGCTGGAGCCGCACGCCTGGCACCTGAGCACGCTGGCGCTGCTCGACTCGCCGCTGATCGCCCCGACCCGCCACGTGTTCGTCGACCTCGGCTCTCCGGAGTCCAGGGCCGAGGCGACCGCCTGGTGGGAGTCGATGACGGCGGCGGGCGGCGAGGGCATGGTGGTCAAGCCGTCCGCGTACGCGCCCGGCCGGGTGCAGCCCGGGGTCAAGGTCCGCGGACGCGAGTATCTGCGGATCATCTACGGTCCCGACTACACCGAGTCGCTCGACGTGCTGCGCAGGCGTTTCCTCGGCAAGAAGCGCTCGCTGGCGCTGCGCGAGTACGCACTGGGCCTGGAGGCGCTGTCGCGGCTGGCGGACGGCGAGTCGGCCTGGCGGGTGCACGAGCCGGTCTTCGCCGTGCTGGCCCTGGAGTCGGAGCCGGTGGACCCGCGGCTGTAAAGCTTGGGTAAGCCGAGCGATATGTCGCTGACGTGCGGGTATGTCCCGACCCCCAGGGGAGGAACCCGCATGACGTCTCAGCGCACGCACCACGAGCACCTGGGCCACGTGCTCTTCATCACGGCCGCCGCGGCCATGGGCGGGTTCCTGTTCGGGTATGACAGCGCCGTCATCAACGGCGCGGTCGTCGGGATCCGCAGGCACTTCGGCGTCGGGCCGGTCGAGATCGGGTTCGTGGTGGCCATCGCGCTGCTCGGGTCCGCCGCGGGCGCGTGGACGGGTGGCCGGTTGGCCGATCGGCTGGGGCGCACCAGGTCCATGCAGGTGGCGGCGCTGCTGTTCGCGGTGAGCTCGATCGGGCAGATGTTGCCGTTCGCGATCTGGGATCTCGCGGTGTGGCGGGTGATGGCGGGCTTCGCGATCGGCATGGCCTCGGTCCTGGCGCCCGCGTACATCGCAGAGGTGGCCCCGGCGGCCTACCGGGGCCGGCTCGGCTCCCTCCAGCAGCTGGCCATCGTGCTCGGCATCGCGGTCTCGCAGCTGGTCAACTACCTGATCGCCTGGCGGGCCGGCGGCGACGTGAACAACCACCTGGGGCCGCTGCAGGCGTGGCAGTGGATGCTGGGCGCCTGTGCGGTGCCGGCCCTGCTGTATCTGCTGTTCGCCCTGAACATCCCCGAGTCGCCCCGCTACCTCGTCATGAGAGGGCGCACCAGGCGGGCACGCGAGGTGCTGGCCGAGGTCGAGGGCGACGGCGTGGACATCGACGAGCGGATCTCGGAGATCCAGCACGTGTTGCGGACCCAGCGCCTGCCGGGCGTGAAGGACCTGCGCGGGCCTGCGCTCGGGCTGCTGCCGATCGTCTGGATTGGCATCGCCCTGTCGGTCTTCCAACAGTTCGTCGGCATCAACGTGATCTTCTACTACTCGACCGTGTTGTGGCAGTCGGTAGGCATCAACCAGGCCGACTCCCTGCTGATCAGCTTCTCCAGCTCGATCATCAACATCATCGGAACGTTCATCGCGATCTCGCTCGTGGACAAGATCGGCCGCAGGCCGCTGCTCATGATCGGCTCGGCCGGGATGGCGGTCTCGCTGGCCACCGCGGCGTGGGCGTTCAGCGCGGCCAGGGTCGCCGATGGCGCGGTCTCCTTGCCGGACCCGCAGGGGCCGATCGCGCTGATCGCGGCCAACGTGTTCGTGTTGTTCTTCGCGCTGTCGTGGGGCGTGGTGGTGTGGGTGCTGCTCGGTGAGATGTTCCCCAACCGTATCCGCG includes:
- a CDS encoding sugar porter family MFS transporter; this translates as MTSQRTHHEHLGHVLFITAAAAMGGFLFGYDSAVINGAVVGIRRHFGVGPVEIGFVVAIALLGSAAGAWTGGRLADRLGRTRSMQVAALLFAVSSIGQMLPFAIWDLAVWRVMAGFAIGMASVLAPAYIAEVAPAAYRGRLGSLQQLAIVLGIAVSQLVNYLIAWRAGGDVNNHLGPLQAWQWMLGACAVPALLYLLFALNIPESPRYLVMRGRTRRAREVLAEVEGDGVDIDERISEIQHVLRTQRLPGVKDLRGPALGLLPIVWIGIALSVFQQFVGINVIFYYSTVLWQSVGINQADSLLISFSSSIINIIGTFIAISLVDKIGRRPLLMIGSAGMAVSLATAAWAFSAARVADGAVSLPDPQGPIALIAANVFVLFFALSWGVVVWVLLGEMFPNRIRAAALGLAAAAQWIANWAITVSFPALSAWNLPLTYAGYALFALLSFLFVAKYVRETKGRKLEEMG